A window of Rhododendron vialii isolate Sample 1 chromosome 13a, ASM3025357v1 contains these coding sequences:
- the LOC131312693 gene encoding nuclear transport factor 2-like yields the protein MAAAAQQPVSPQVVGNAFVQQYYHIQHQSPELVHRFYQDISKLGRPDGDGTISTTTTMQAINEKILSLNYGEFRAEIKSVDAQESYNGGVHVLVTGYLSGKDNMIQNFTQTFFLAPQEKGYFVLNDIFRYVEDIKHANGNQSSGTDIEAPLTPEQDPSPAEVNHVSEQTVVPAEVHEDEELNPLDNGDVSVEEEEVPVAEVVDEEVPVAEVVDEAPDDSQVVSESVSKLEEVPKKSYASIVMVMKESAAPLFSPAPVPRKSPVKSLAPQVNHAQVSAAITDAPVSGSDAAENGNNQEGEADGYSIYIKGLPMNATAPLLEEEFKKFGTIKAGGVQVRSNKQGFCFGFVEFEVESAVQKAIEASPVSIGGRPAYVEEKRSTNSRGNNRGRFVNGRGSGFRNEGVRGRGNYGGSGGRGYNRGDFNGRTEFSNNRSSNRGGFSNRGGDGYQRADNNGGSGGGRANRGGGMGVNGTAKTLPPRVSATA from the exons ATGGCGGCGGCGGCGCAACAACCTGTCTCTCCTCAAGTT GTTGGGAATGCGTTTGTTCAACAATACTACCACATACAGCACCAATCGCCGGAGCTTGTCCATCGGTTTTATCAGGACATTAGTAAGCTTGGTCGTCCTGATGGTGATGGAACTATAAGCACCACGACGACGATGCAG GCCATTAATGAGAAGATACTTTCACTCAACTATGGTGAATTCAGGGCGGAGATTAAATCGGTTGATGCACAAGAGTCTTACAACGGGGGAGTCCATGTGCTTGTTACTGGATATCTGTCGGGGAAGGACAACATGATTCAGAACTTCACTCAGACTTTCTTCCTTGCGCCACAAGAAAAGGGGTACTTTGTTTTGAATGACATCTTTCGATATGTGGAAGATATCAAACATGCTAATGGAAACCAGAGTTCTGGTACTGACATCGAGGCCCCTCTCACTCCGGAGCAGG ATCCGTCTCCAGCTGAGGTGAATCATGTTTCTGAACAAACAGTGGTTCCTGCAGAGGTCCATGAGGATGAAGAACTCAATCCCTTGGACAATGGAGATGTTTCAGTTGAGGAAGAGGAGGTTCCCGTGGCTGAGGTTGTTGATGAAGAGGTTCCAGTGGCCGAGGTTGTTGATGAAGCACCTGATGATTCTCAGGTGGTCAGTGAATCTGTCTCCAAACTTGAGGAAGTGCCGAAGAAGTCTTATGCTTCTATT GTGATGGTTATGAAGGAGAGTGCTGCGCCATTGTTTTCTCCTGCACCTGTTCCTCGGAAATCTCCAGTGAAGAGCCTAGCACCACAGGTGAATCATGCTCAGGTATCAGCAGCAATTACTGACGCACCAGTTTCCGGTTCAGATGCTGCAGAGAATGGGAATAATCAAGAGGGAGAAG CTGATGGCTATTCCATATATATAAAGGGACTGCCTATGAATGCCACAGCTCCTCTACTTGAAGAGGAATTCAAGAAGTTTGGGACTATAAAGGCTGGCGGTGTTCAAGTTAGGAGTAACAAA CAAGGGTTTTGTTTCGGCTTTGTGGAATTTGAGGTGGAAAGTGCTGTGCAAAAAGCAATTGAG GCTTCTCCTGTTTCTATTGGTGGACGCCCGGCGTATGTGGAGGAAAAGAGGTCTACCAATTCTCGAG GGAATAATAGGGGCCGGTTTGTAAATGGGAGGGGATCTGGTTTCCGGAATGAGGGGGTAAGAGGGCGTGGAAACTATGGAGGAAGCGGTGGCAGAGGCTACAACCGCGGCGATTTCAATGGCAGGACCGAGTTTAGTAATAATAGGAGCAGTAATCGAGGTGGATTTTCAAACCGTGGAGGTGATGGATATCAGAGGGCTGATAACAATGGTGGCAGTGGTGGAGGCCGTGCAAACCGCGGTGGGGGGATGGGTGTCAATGGAACGGCCAAGACTCTCCCACCACGGGTGTCTGCTACTGCTTGA